TACGATACATGCGACATGATACTTTTATGTACAGACACAATCTCACGGATTAAGGATATTTTTATTCGACGTCGTCAGCTTTGGGATGCGCCTCTTGATTCCGGTGAAAGCGCTTCTGTCCCTGTTTGAATGGGGATGATTAAGACGAACAAAAGAATGGTTCTGTGTTTGCGTTCAGGCAACAAAGAATCGGCGTCGACGTTGAAGAAGTTACCTCAGAAGACGGGGCCTGCACCCACCAAAGGTGCCACTGGAAATCATGGATGGGTTTCTTGCTCATCAGAAGGTTTTTATTGAGGAGTCTGCCAGAGTCAAGGTGGAGCAATGCTAGATGCATGAGGCAAGTAACATCCTGGCCAAAATGGCATCGAAACACAAGTAGGCTCCGGCTGCCCCCATGCAATCCATCTAGTACGCCTTTTCGAAAGGCAAGGCCGGTGAGTTTTTCCTGGAATTCAAAACAAAATGGGAAAAAGATCTACCGTCCGGCTTCGTCTGTTTGGAACAGGGTCTGGAAGCTTGCCTGACGTTCTCCAACTTTTCTGAAGAAGAATGGATTTCGCTGAGAACGACTAACATCATCGAAAAGCTTATCAAGGAATTTAGACAGAGAACAAGCCCCATGGGGATCCTGGTAGGAGAACGGTCCAGCTACACTCTGCTTGCCTTCATTGCCTTTAAAACGCTAGCCCTTTTGAAGTCTAACCTTCTGGGAAGGATGCGATAAAACTCGACAGTATGGCCACGGCTCGAAGCCAGAAGTTTACACAAAATGGTTAACACTACCCAAAAAAGGATTTCTCGCCGATTTCTTGGGTTGTATGTCCCGTGACGCAGTCCCCGATTTGGAATGGTTGACCTCGTCGGCCAATTTTCGTATCGAGGCTAACAAACTCGAATTCCTCACCCTCGCCGCTCTGCGGGACGTGCGCTGCTCCCCAACATGATTTCACGGGGGATGCGGGTCTGGAACGTGGAAAGATCTTTGAGGAAACGCAGGCTGTGAAATACGATCCGCAAAAACACCACCGCCGCAGTATCCGTCTGAAAGGGTATGATTACACCCAGCCGGGGGCGTATTTCGTAACCATATGCACCCAGGACCGGACCTGCCTGTTTGGCGAAGTGGTGAATGGGCAAATGCAGTTAAACGAAGCCGGACGCCGGGTCGTTACCGAATGGGAAACATTGCCCGAACGGTTTCCCTGTATCCAATTGGATGCATTTGTGGTTATGCCCAATCATGTTCACGGCATCGTATGGATACAACCCGTAGGGGCGCAATTTATTGCGCCCCATGGGGGCGTGATGAATCACGCCCCTACGGCGTCCCCCCATGGGGGCGTGATGAATCACGCCCCTACGGCGCCCCATGGGGGCGTGATGAATCACGCCCCTACGTTGGGGCAAATCATTCGGGTGTTTAAGGCGGTGACAACCCGCGCCATTAGGCAGATGATCTTTCCGCAATTCGCCTGGCAACGCAACTATTACG
Above is a genomic segment from Desulfosoma sp. containing:
- a CDS encoding transposase; the protein is MKYDPQKHHRRSIRLKGYDYTQPGAYFVTICTQDRTCLFGEVVNGQMQLNEAGRRVVTEWETLPERFPCIQLDAFVVMPNHVHGIVWIQPVGAQFIAPHGGVMNHAPTASPHGGVMNHAPTAPHGGVMNHAPTLGQIIRVFKAVTTRAIRQMIFPQFAWQRNYYEHIIRNEDSLNRIRRYIANNPAQWTFDRENPNRATLT